One Ignavibacteria bacterium genomic window carries:
- a CDS encoding serine hydrolase domain-containing protein, whose product MKKIVFVLNFFLLVLFLNVTQVSSQTITEKLDALTDSVLANSTLPGMIVSVVCGDFKYEKAKGYADVLNKIPMTLDKTFRAGSMTKTFTVTVLMQLVDEGKVSLDETISKYFSGIPNGDKITIRMLAGMTSGLPNYSVSKDFADTLNNNPHKKWTSDDALEMAFKNPVNFEPGTNYDYCNTNTIIIGKLIEKLTGKSLRENTYERIINPLGLRNTYIPESYQIPGDYAHGYDKKDNAVLVDVTETYDPSWGGAAGNIVSNVHDLNIYIRALVKGQLHSSQMLAERMKWNSFDMDNPMEKYGLGMFIANDKYIGHDGGIPGFSNITVYSPEKDCSMIIVYNEYTLYAGLKNPVPNFLVEPIDNIINK is encoded by the coding sequence ATGAAAAAAATAGTATTTGTGTTAAACTTTTTTCTGTTGGTTTTATTTTTAAATGTCACCCAGGTATCTTCCCAGACAATTACCGAAAAGCTAGATGCATTGACTGATTCCGTATTGGCAAATTCCACTCTTCCCGGTATGATAGTTTCGGTTGTATGCGGAGATTTCAAGTATGAAAAAGCAAAGGGATATGCAGATGTTCTAAACAAAATTCCCATGACGCTTGATAAAACATTCAGAGCAGGTAGCATGACAAAAACTTTTACGGTAACAGTGCTTATGCAGCTAGTCGATGAAGGTAAGGTATCTCTTGATGAAACAATCAGCAAATATTTTTCAGGGATTCCAAACGGAGATAAAATTACTATCAGGATGCTTGCCGGAATGACAAGCGGATTACCTAACTATTCTGTTTCAAAAGATTTTGCAGATACTTTAAATAATAATCCTCATAAAAAATGGACAAGTGATGATGCGCTTGAAATGGCATTCAAAAACCCTGTTAATTTTGAACCCGGAACGAATTATGATTATTGTAATACTAATACAATAATAATAGGAAAACTTATTGAAAAGCTTACAGGAAAATCACTTAGAGAAAACACATATGAAAGAATCATAAACCCTCTCGGATTGAGAAACACATATATCCCTGAAAGTTATCAAATACCGGGAGACTATGCGCACGGCTATGATAAAAAAGATAATGCGGTTCTTGTTGATGTTACCGAAACATATGACCCTTCATGGGGTGGCGCAGCGGGTAACATAGTTTCCAATGTTCACGATTTAAATATTTATATCCGGGCTCTTGTAAAAGGACAGCTTCATTCATCGCAGATGCTGGCAGAAAGAATGAAATGGAATTCCTTTGATATGGATAACCCTATGGAAAAATATGGATTAGGAATGTTTATTGCCAATGATAAGTATATCGGGCACGATGGTGGGATTCCCGGTTTCAGCAACATAACAGTCTATTCACCGGAAAAAGATTGTTCAATGATTATAGTATATAATGAATATACTCTTTATGCAGGCCTCAAAAATCCCGTTCCTAACTTTTTAGTTGAACCGATAGACAATATCATTAATAAATAA
- a CDS encoding serine hydrolase domain-containing protein yields the protein MKKLLRVLKVLPVILFLNTSFLFSQTLPEKLDAVTDSLMTATKIPGMIVSLVCGDFKWEKAKGFADVYGNVPMTLDKTFRIGSVTKTFTITTLLQLVDEGLLKLDDPVNKYFDNIPNGDRITVRMLAEMTSGLYNYSDTKDFEDSLTNNPHKRWKNEELLEMAFRYPVYFEPNTDFHYSNTNTILIGMIIEKLTGKTIGQNITERIINKLGLKNTYVPENYVIPGDYAHGYNNIEDSITIPYVDVTEMYDPSWAGAAGDIISNVNDLKIYIRAMAKNQLYSPQMQAERMKWTPFIPASTGLKYGLGMFEIEGSYIGHNGGIPGFANVTAYSPVQDCSIIVMYNAKSKLAADPLAKRILQIMNGN from the coding sequence ATGAAAAAACTTTTAAGGGTGCTAAAGGTTTTACCTGTAATTTTATTTTTAAACACTTCTTTTTTATTCTCGCAAACACTTCCTGAAAAGCTCGATGCAGTGACCGATTCATTAATGACTGCAACAAAAATTCCCGGCATGATTGTTTCTCTTGTTTGCGGTGATTTCAAATGGGAAAAAGCAAAAGGTTTTGCTGATGTTTATGGCAATGTTCCGATGACTCTCGATAAAACATTCAGAATAGGAAGCGTTACAAAAACATTTACAATTACAACTCTGCTTCAGCTTGTCGATGAAGGTTTATTAAAACTCGATGATCCTGTCAATAAATATTTTGATAATATTCCCAATGGCGACAGAATAACGGTGCGCATGCTTGCCGAAATGACAAGCGGGTTATATAATTATTCCGACACAAAAGATTTTGAGGATTCTTTAACGAATAATCCTCATAAAAGATGGAAAAATGAAGAGCTTCTTGAAATGGCTTTCAGATATCCGGTTTATTTTGAGCCGAATACGGATTTTCACTACTCGAATACCAATACCATTCTAATCGGAATGATTATCGAAAAACTCACAGGAAAAACAATAGGGCAAAACATAACAGAAAGAATTATAAATAAACTTGGATTAAAAAACACCTATGTCCCTGAAAATTATGTGATACCCGGTGATTATGCACACGGTTATAATAATATCGAAGATTCGATTACCATTCCATATGTTGATGTAACTGAAATGTATGACCCATCATGGGCAGGTGCTGCAGGTGATATTATTTCAAATGTGAATGATTTAAAAATTTATATCCGCGCAATGGCTAAAAACCAGCTTTATTCTCCTCAAATGCAGGCAGAAAGAATGAAATGGACTCCGTTCATTCCTGCAAGCACAGGACTTAAATACGGATTGGGGATGTTCGAAATCGAAGGAAGCTATATCGGACACAATGGAGGTATTCCGGGATTTGCAAATGTAACCGCTTATTCTCCTGTGCAGGATTGCTCTATAATAGTAATGTACAATGCAAAATCTAAACTTGCAGCTGACCCGCTTGCAAAACGAATTTTGCAAATTATGAATGGTAATTAG
- a CDS encoding SDR family oxidoreductase, which translates to MQKSNKKKTLRSAQSQQRQPGIESKMKPLPEFENSEYHGSGKLKGKAAVITGGDSGIGRAVAVAFAKEGCDIGIVYLDEHKDAKITKEHVENEGQRCELISGNIREESFCKKAIDRINKKFGKLNIIVNNAAVQFPQKDLTKITHQQLIKTFEINIFSYFYITKAALKYLEEGASIINTTSVTAYRGSANLLDYSSTKGAIVSFTRSLASSLAQKKIRVNGVAPGPIWTPLIPSSFPPKHVATFGSDTPMGRAGQPEEVAPCYVFLASDDSTYMTGQILHPNGGEIVNG; encoded by the coding sequence ATGCAAAAATCGAATAAGAAAAAAACACTGCGTTCAGCACAATCTCAGCAACGTCAGCCCGGCATAGAGTCAAAGATGAAACCTTTGCCGGAATTTGAAAATTCTGAGTATCATGGAAGCGGTAAGCTTAAGGGCAAAGCTGCGGTTATAACAGGCGGTGACAGCGGAATCGGAAGGGCTGTTGCCGTTGCTTTTGCAAAGGAAGGGTGTGACATTGGCATTGTTTATCTGGATGAACACAAAGATGCAAAAATCACTAAAGAGCACGTTGAAAATGAGGGTCAAAGATGCGAATTAATTTCAGGCAACATTCGCGAAGAAAGTTTCTGTAAAAAAGCAATTGATAGAATTAATAAAAAATTCGGAAAGTTGAATATAATAGTAAATAATGCTGCCGTGCAATTTCCGCAAAAAGATTTAACGAAAATTACACATCAGCAGTTAATTAAAACATTTGAAATAAATATATTTTCATACTTTTACATTACGAAAGCTGCTTTAAAATATTTAGAGGAAGGTGCTTCCATAATTAACACTACGTCGGTAACAGCTTACCGGGGCAGCGCTAATTTGCTTGACTATTCTTCAACTAAAGGTGCTATTGTATCATTCACCCGTTCATTAGCATCATCTTTAGCCCAAAAGAAGATTCGTGTAAATGGTGTTGCGCCTGGTCCTATTTGGACGCCTTTGATTCCTTCAAGTTTTCCTCCAAAGCACGTAGCAACTTTTGGCTCGGACACACCTATGGGAAGGGCGGGTCAGCCTGAAGAAGTTGCTCCGTGCTATGTGTTTTTGGCTTCCGATGATTCGACTTATATGACAGGTCAAATTCTGCATCCAAACGGAGGGGAAATTGTAAATGGCTAA
- a CDS encoding serine hydrolase domain-containing protein — protein sequence MKNFIYSAVIIFTLIFMGNIFSCSQPKNTDRLNAILDSAMANANIPGLMVSIVCGDFKWEQTRGYSDFNNKTPMDLNKVYRIGSITKTFTITAVFQLIDEGKLSLDDKINQYLDGIPNGDKITIRQLMNMTSGLYNYSESKDFSDTLKSNPGKQWTPDDALAMAFKYPVYFEPGTGFHYSNTNTIVLGKLLEKLTGKTVAENITERIIKPLGLKNTYVVNKTTMPAEYIHGHSESFTNPKEYYDVSEVYNSSLAGAAGNIVSNINDLNIYIRALAKGKLISAKSQAERIQWTPLDKDDPNSQYGLGMANFFGGYYGHNGGIPGFVDIAVYSPEKDCSIVMMYNIFTMFGNQLPNPFPDAVAKQLLAAIGK from the coding sequence ATGAAAAACTTTATTTATTCCGCAGTAATAATTTTCACTCTTATTTTTATGGGGAACATTTTTTCATGTTCACAGCCAAAAAACACAGACCGGCTAAATGCTATCTTAGATTCCGCAATGGCAAATGCCAATATCCCGGGATTGATGGTATCAATTGTTTGCGGTGATTTCAAATGGGAGCAGACACGCGGATATAGTGATTTCAATAACAAAACCCCGATGGATTTAAATAAAGTTTATAGAATCGGGAGCATTACAAAAACTTTTACCATCACTGCTGTATTTCAGCTTATCGATGAAGGAAAGCTTTCGCTTGATGATAAGATTAATCAATATTTGGATGGAATACCGAACGGGGATAAAATAACGATAAGGCAGCTTATGAACATGACATCGGGATTATATAATTATTCCGAGTCAAAAGATTTTTCTGATACTTTGAAATCTAATCCCGGAAAACAATGGACTCCCGATGATGCTCTTGCAATGGCTTTCAAGTATCCTGTATATTTTGAACCCGGAACCGGCTTTCATTATTCAAATACAAACACAATTGTTTTAGGCAAGCTTCTTGAAAAGCTCACGGGAAAAACCGTTGCAGAAAATATCACCGAACGAATAATAAAACCGCTTGGACTTAAAAATACTTATGTAGTAAATAAAACCACGATGCCTGCAGAGTATATTCACGGTCACAGTGAAAGCTTCACTAATCCCAAAGAATATTATGATGTATCCGAAGTTTATAATTCCTCTCTCGCTGGCGCAGCGGGAAACATTGTTTCCAACATCAATGATTTAAATATATATATTCGAGCTCTTGCAAAAGGCAAGTTAATTTCCGCGAAAAGCCAGGCAGAAAGAATTCAATGGACTCCGCTTGATAAGGATGACCCAAATTCGCAATATGGATTGGGAATGGCAAATTTTTTCGGAGGCTATTACGGACATAATGGAGGTATTCCCGGATTTGTAGATATTGCCGTTTATTCACCGGAAAAAGACTGTTCTATTGTTATGATGTATAATATATTTACAATGTTTGGCAATCAACTCCCAAATCCTTTTCCTGATGCAGTCGCAAAACAATTGCTTGCGGCAATAGGCAAATAA
- a CDS encoding aldehyde dehydrogenase family protein, whose product MQKSLTIKEKSPIKYASSIEDSKHIQLNKKYDLFINGKWQKTNKYFPTINPSNEKVLAEVAYANEKDVDKTVTSAKNAYDKYWKKLPASERGKYLFRIARILQEKAREFSVIESMNGGKPIRESKSVDIPLVISHFFYYAGWADKLEYITRKKPEPLGVAGQIIPWNFPLLMAAWKIAPALACGNTVVIKSAETTPLTLYKLAEIIQEADLPPGVVNIISGDGKTGSYLVNNPNVNKIAFTGSTDVGKLIMKSIAGTDKKLTLELGGKAANIIFEDAPIDAAVEGIINGIYFNQGHVCCAGSRLLVQESVAEIIVKKLKQRMRNLRVGDPLDKNTDIGAINSKQQLGKITELVDAGVSEGAEIYQPQCELPEKGFWFKPTFFTNVSQAHRIANEEIFGPVLSVLTFRTPKEAIEKANNTFYGLSAGVWTSKGSKVFEVLKQIKAGVIWANTFNKFNPASPFGGYKESGFGREGGLHGLLPYLKS is encoded by the coding sequence ATGCAGAAAAGTTTAACCATAAAAGAAAAATCACCGATTAAATATGCATCTTCGATTGAAGACTCAAAGCATATACAGCTGAATAAAAAATATGACTTATTCATAAACGGCAAATGGCAGAAAACGAACAAATATTTTCCGACGATAAATCCTTCGAATGAAAAAGTTCTTGCTGAGGTTGCTTATGCAAATGAGAAGGATGTTGACAAAACTGTTACTTCTGCAAAAAATGCTTATGATAAATACTGGAAAAAGTTGCCTGCATCAGAAAGAGGAAAATATCTTTTCCGCATTGCAAGGATTTTACAGGAGAAAGCTCGTGAGTTTTCGGTAATTGAATCAATGAATGGCGGAAAGCCGATTCGCGAATCCAAATCTGTTGATATTCCTCTCGTGATTTCTCATTTCTTTTATTATGCGGGCTGGGCTGATAAGCTTGAATACATAACACGCAAAAAACCCGAACCGCTTGGTGTTGCTGGGCAAATTATTCCATGGAACTTCCCTCTTTTAATGGCGGCATGGAAAATCGCTCCCGCGCTTGCATGCGGGAATACGGTTGTAATAAAATCTGCGGAGACAACACCACTTACATTATATAAGCTTGCTGAAATTATTCAGGAAGCGGATTTGCCGCCGGGAGTTGTGAACATAATTTCAGGCGACGGAAAGACAGGCTCGTATCTTGTAAATAATCCGAATGTAAATAAAATTGCGTTCACGGGTTCTACTGATGTCGGAAAGCTGATTATGAAAAGCATTGCAGGCACGGATAAGAAGCTTACCCTTGAGCTCGGCGGAAAAGCGGCGAACATAATTTTTGAAGATGCACCGATTGATGCTGCAGTCGAAGGAATAATAAACGGAATTTATTTTAATCAGGGGCATGTGTGCTGTGCGGGTTCGCGCTTGCTTGTTCAGGAAAGTGTTGCTGAAATTATCGTTAAGAAGTTAAAACAGCGCATGCGCAATCTCCGAGTTGGAGACCCGCTTGATAAAAATACCGATATAGGTGCAATTAATTCAAAACAGCAGCTTGGAAAAATCACAGAGCTTGTCGATGCGGGAGTAAGCGAAGGTGCAGAAATTTATCAGCCGCAATGCGAATTGCCTGAAAAAGGTTTTTGGTTTAAGCCGACGTTTTTCACAAACGTTTCACAGGCACACAGAATTGCAAACGAAGAAATCTTCGGACCTGTTTTATCGGTGCTGACCTTTAGAACTCCGAAGGAAGCAATCGAGAAAGCTAATAATACTTTCTATGGATTATCAGCGGGAGTATGGACATCGAAAGGTTCAAAAGTTTTTGAAGTTCTGAAACAAATAAAAGCGGGAGTTATATGGGCGAATACGTTTAATAAATTTAATCCTGCTTCACCTTTCGGCGGTTACAAAGAAAGCGGTTTCGGTCGTGAAGGCGGCTTACATGGACTGCTGCCGTATTTGAAGAGTTAA
- a CDS encoding class I SAM-dependent methyltransferase yields MNLLNTAQIVNRGIFNVYNKYLNNTNKLWDKMYEQNYSEKMDSVDQQPRNYILSGLLSSKTGDEKHNVLDVGCGNGSLYELITHDSISYHGIDFSQKAIKMARERFGNKPVFEVTDFDSFNGSRNYDTIIFNESLYYFKLLTIKKNIQKAVELLRNNNSCIIISMSSSAKSFLIWKMLSFLSKPKDDIMVKSLHSNSKWNIKSFCNLKH; encoded by the coding sequence ATGAATTTACTAAACACAGCACAAATTGTAAATAGAGGAATATTTAATGTATATAATAAATACCTTAACAATACTAATAAACTTTGGGATAAAATGTATGAACAGAATTACTCAGAAAAAATGGACAGCGTCGACCAGCAGCCAAGGAATTATATTCTATCCGGATTACTCTCGTCAAAAACCGGTGATGAAAAACATAATGTGCTTGATGTAGGTTGTGGCAATGGTTCATTATATGAACTCATAACACATGATTCAATTTCTTATCACGGAATTGATTTTTCACAAAAGGCAATAAAGATGGCAAGAGAACGATTTGGAAATAAACCTGTCTTTGAAGTCACTGACTTTGATTCATTTAACGGTTCAAGAAACTACGATACAATAATTTTTAACGAGAGTCTCTATTATTTTAAATTATTAACAATTAAAAAAAACATACAAAAAGCTGTTGAGCTCTTAAGAAACAACAATAGCTGTATTATAATATCAATGTCATCATCGGCAAAATCTTTTTTAATCTGGAAGATGCTGTCATTTCTTTCAAAGCCGAAAGATGATATAATGGTCAAGAGTTTACATTCCAACAGCAAATGGAATATAAAATCATTTTGTAATTTAAAGCATTAA
- a CDS encoding phosphatidate cytidylyltransferase, with protein MNRLILYTILFLSALCYPGCELIGDIFKAGIWVGIIIVIAIVAVIALIIRMFKN; from the coding sequence ATGAACAGACTAATATTATACACAATTTTATTTTTAAGCGCGCTTTGTTATCCGGGCTGCGAACTCATCGGTGATATTTTTAAAGCAGGCATCTGGGTCGGGATAATAATCGTCATAGCAATAGTTGCGGTTATCGCTTTGATAATACGAATGTTTAAAAACTAA
- a CDS encoding serine hydrolase domain-containing protein has product MKKLFLTIVILFFSISVVSAQTLTDKIDAVADSVMANTNLPGMIISVVCGDFTYEKARGYADVMNQQPMTLGKTYRIGSVTKTFTITALLQLVDEGKLKLDDPISKFFPDFPNGDNITVRMLANMTSGIYNFTETEEFNDTLENRPLKKWTEEDALELAIKYPPYFAPGTDFHYSNTNTIMIGMIIEKLTGNSLADEINKRIIAPLGLKNTVIPTNQYIPGDYSHGYNAGDSLVLPYDDNTTKYDPSWAGAAGDIISNIEDIKVYIKALGSGSMISKEMQNERLKWAASLMGGQMGYGLGIFKVRDNYYGHNGGIPGFTNLSVYSPEKNCSVIVMYNVQISNLSPDRLALRIIDIMNGQ; this is encoded by the coding sequence ATGAAAAAACTTTTCCTCACAATTGTAATTTTATTTTTTAGTATTTCAGTTGTTTCTGCACAAACGCTTACAGATAAAATTGATGCTGTTGCTGATTCCGTTATGGCGAATACCAATCTTCCGGGAATGATAATATCGGTTGTTTGCGGTGATTTCACTTATGAAAAAGCAAGAGGATATGCCGATGTTATGAATCAGCAGCCGATGACTCTCGGTAAAACTTACAGAATCGGCAGCGTTACAAAAACATTTACCATTACAGCTCTGCTTCAGCTTGTTGATGAAGGCAAGTTAAAGCTTGATGACCCGATAAGCAAGTTTTTTCCTGATTTTCCAAACGGAGATAATATAACCGTAAGGATGCTGGCAAATATGACAAGCGGCATTTATAACTTTACCGAGACAGAAGAATTTAATGATACATTGGAAAATCGCCCATTAAAAAAATGGACTGAAGAAGACGCTCTTGAGCTTGCCATAAAATATCCACCGTATTTTGCGCCCGGAACTGATTTTCATTATTCCAATACCAATACAATTATGATTGGAATGATTATTGAAAAATTAACAGGCAACAGTCTTGCTGATGAAATCAACAAAAGAATAATTGCTCCTCTTGGCTTAAAAAACACCGTAATACCAACTAACCAATACATTCCCGGAGATTATTCTCACGGTTATAATGCAGGGGATTCGCTTGTTCTTCCATATGATGACAACACGACAAAATATGACCCTTCATGGGCAGGCGCTGCAGGAGACATAATTTCAAACATCGAGGATATTAAAGTTTATATAAAAGCACTTGGCAGCGGCTCTATGATTTCAAAAGAAATGCAGAATGAAAGATTGAAATGGGCTGCATCGCTGATGGGCGGTCAAATGGGATACGGGCTTGGAATTTTTAAAGTTCGGGATAACTATTACGGACATAACGGAGGCATTCCCGGTTTTACAAATTTAAGCGTATATTCTCCTGAAAAAAATTGTTCTGTCATCGTAATGTATAATGTGCAGATTAGTAATTTATCACCTGATAGGCTGGCACTGAGAATTATTGACATAATGAACGGTCAATAA
- a CDS encoding YtxH domain-containing protein codes for MLEEKSSSVKSFMLGVITGGVVGGLIALLYAPKSGKRLRRDIMEKKDDIVDDVEHYIAATKDKASKMITDGRKKAETIIDEAVKRAEEISKKAGHLLKSNKDNGSKMISDINEDVNSGYLYSKK; via the coding sequence ATGTTAGAAGAAAAATCATCATCAGTAAAAAGCTTTATGCTTGGCGTAATAACCGGCGGCGTAGTCGGCGGTTTAATAGCGCTGCTTTATGCACCAAAAAGCGGTAAAAGACTGCGAAGAGATATTATGGAAAAGAAGGACGATATTGTGGATGATGTTGAGCATTATATTGCGGCAACAAAAGATAAGGCATCAAAAATGATTACGGACGGCAGAAAGAAAGCAGAAACCATAATTGATGAAGCAGTAAAAAGGGCTGAAGAAATCAGCAAAAAAGCCGGACATTTATTGAAATCGAATAAAGACAACGGAAGTAAAATGATTTCAGACATTAATGAAGATGTAAATTCGGGTTATCTTTATTCGAAGAAATAA
- the deoC gene encoding deoxyribose-phosphate aldolase: MNSISSFIKKFNNPIDEIGTKERAAFLASRSIKNETKLDFIKLAVSMIDLTTLEGKDTVGKVFSLCQKAKFPMPGNTDIPHVAAVCVYPNLIASAKKFLIGSGIHIASVATSFPSGQYPTELKIKDTIEAIREGADEIDMVISRGKFLQGDYEFVYNEIKAVKEACVEESKKLNTNVHLKVILETGELETFDNVRIASFLAMMAGADFIKTSTGKVQPAATLPVTLVMFEAIRDYFDETGIMIGMKPAGGIRTTKDAIAYLVLLNETLGADWMNANMFRIGASSLLNDLLMQYQKQKTGYYQSADYFTID, from the coding sequence ATGAATAGCATCTCAAGTTTCATAAAAAAGTTTAATAATCCTATAGATGAAATAGGGACAAAGGAGCGTGCTGCGTTTTTGGCATCGAGAAGCATAAAGAACGAAACAAAGCTTGATTTCATAAAGCTCGCGGTTTCGATGATTGACCTGACGACCCTCGAAGGAAAAGATACCGTTGGTAAAGTTTTTTCTTTATGCCAGAAGGCAAAGTTCCCTATGCCGGGCAATACCGATATTCCGCATGTAGCGGCGGTTTGTGTTTATCCGAACCTGATTGCTTCTGCGAAAAAATTTCTTATAGGAAGTGGAATACACATTGCATCGGTTGCGACTTCGTTTCCATCAGGGCAATATCCGACTGAACTGAAAATCAAGGACACAATTGAAGCAATACGAGAAGGGGCAGATGAAATCGACATGGTAATTTCACGCGGAAAGTTTTTGCAAGGTGATTATGAATTTGTGTATAATGAAATAAAAGCAGTGAAAGAAGCATGCGTTGAGGAATCAAAGAAATTAAATACCAATGTTCATCTTAAAGTAATTTTAGAAACAGGTGAACTTGAAACATTCGACAACGTTCGCATTGCAAGTTTTCTTGCAATGATGGCAGGCGCAGATTTCATAAAAACATCTACGGGGAAAGTTCAACCGGCAGCAACACTGCCTGTGACACTTGTGATGTTCGAGGCGATTCGTGATTACTTTGATGAAACGGGCATAATGATAGGAATGAAACCTGCAGGCGGAATAAGAACAACAAAAGATGCGATTGCGTATCTTGTATTGTTGAATGAAACACTCGGTGCTGACTGGATGAATGCAAATATGTTCCGTATCGGCGCGAGCTCGCTGTTGAATGATTTGTTAATGCAGTATCAAAAACAAAAAACCGGATATTATCAATCGGCAGATTATTTTACAATAGATTAA
- a CDS encoding lmo0937 family membrane protein yields the protein MLWTIFIILLVLWLLGIVSSNTMGGYIHILLVIAIVVILIRLIRGRNPIDD from the coding sequence ATGCTCTGGACAATATTTATAATACTTTTGGTTCTTTGGCTGTTGGGTATAGTATCGTCAAATACAATGGGCGGTTATATCCATATTTTATTGGTAATTGCAATTGTTGTAATATTAATTCGGTTAATTCGCGGACGAAATCCTATCGATGACTAA
- a CDS encoding low affinity iron permease family protein yields MAKNSTIKKGDNFFEKVAVMLTKFSGGTTAFILALSIVIVWALTGPMFGFSETWQLVINTGTTIITFLMVFLIQRTQNKDSLAVQLKLNEIIAAINGASNRLIDAEDLNEKDLQTLKSHYIKLSKLYGKEVHITESHSIEEAENRHNQKIKSGN; encoded by the coding sequence ATGGCTAAGAATTCAACAATTAAAAAAGGTGATAATTTTTTTGAAAAAGTTGCCGTTATGCTAACTAAGTTTAGCGGAGGAACTACAGCATTTATTTTAGCCTTATCAATAGTAATTGTATGGGCTTTAACAGGACCAATGTTCGGATTTTCCGAAACATGGCAATTAGTAATAAATACCGGCACGACAATAATTACTTTTCTTATGGTATTTTTAATTCAGAGGACTCAAAATAAAGATTCGCTTGCAGTACAGCTCAAATTGAATGAAATAATTGCGGCAATAAACGGCGCAAGCAACCGTCTCATTGATGCAGAAGATTTAAATGAAAAAGATTTGCAGACATTAAAATCTCATTACATAAAACTTTCGAAGTTATATGGAAAGGAAGTTCATATAACAGAATCACATTCAATTGAAGAAGCAGAAAACAGACATAATCAAAAAATTAAATCGGGAAATTAA
- a CDS encoding DUF948 domain-containing protein, with translation MDTLNLIVTIFQIIFYITAIILAIYLISSLKRITSSVEKIEMEVEKTSMSVSSFITDANYVIDDIKEISDDVKLKIRKVELLSDAVVEKGYEILNTVDKVQNFGSDYINKGMRIISGIGSGVREFFHKLKRPSLELKSLSKPSSY, from the coding sequence ATGGACACTCTCAATTTAATAGTTACTATATTCCAGATTATTTTCTACATCACTGCGATTATACTCGCTATATACTTAATATCTTCATTAAAGCGTATCACAAGCTCGGTTGAAAAAATTGAAATGGAGGTGGAAAAAACTTCCATGTCTGTTTCATCTTTTATAACCGATGCCAATTACGTAATTGATGATATTAAAGAAATATCTGACGATGTAAAATTGAAAATACGGAAGGTAGAATTGTTATCGGATGCAGTTGTAGAGAAAGGATATGAAATACTGAATACAGTCGATAAGGTGCAGAATTTTGGCTCTGATTATATTAACAAAGGAATGAGAATTATATCAGGAATAGGCAGCGGCGTTAGGGAATTTTTCCATAAGTTGAAGCGTCCATCTCTTGAATTAAAAAGTTTAAGTAAACCAAGTTCTTATTAA